CCAGGCAGCGCCGCACCAGGCCCTCGTCTCCGAGCACGCGGATCGCCTCCAACGTGCCCCGCAGGAAGACACCCCACGCGGTGTCCGAGGGCGTCGCCAACGCCACGCGCTGCGCCAGGTCCCGTGCCCAGAAGTCCTCGGGAGGCTCCGCCGCGCTGGACTCCAGGCCCAGGCTCAGCCCCCTGACGATGGGACCTAACTCCACCGCACCAGGAACGAGGCGTCCGGGCAAGGGTCACTCCCTTTCACTGCCAGGAAATGTCGTACTCACTCTCCAGCATGTCCGTCTGACGCCCCACCACCTTCACCTTGCTGGCATTCAACCGCTCGAGCATCGCCACCAGCATGCCCTCGTGGAACGAGGGGGGCATGAAGTCGCGCTTCATGGTGAAGCGGCAGCACTGCGGCCCCGTCCACCGCACCGAGCGCTCGCCCGTCATCGACATCCGGTAGGTCAACGGCAGGTTGTTCACCAGCCGCTTGGGCTCGCCGCGCACCAGCACCTTCACCGTCCTGCCCGCCTCGGACTCCAGGAAGTCCATGGCCACGCAGTGCCCCATGCGCCACAGGGCCTGCTCCACATCCGTGTGCCGCGTGGCCAGCTCCGGCATCGCCACCGACAACATCTGCAGGTGCAGCCGGATGGGGTAGTTGAAGAAGTCGAAGAAGCGCGCCTGCCCACAGGCGCTGGCGCTGCGCTTCTCCAGCGACTCGTCCCCGAGCGCCCGGATGGACTTCAACACGCTCTGCAGGAACAGCCCGCGCGCGATGTCCTCCGAATTCACCAGCGCCATGCGCTGGCCCCAGAACTGTCCACCGTCCCGGGGGGACACACTCCACGCCATCGCCGCGCTGCTCATTCCCCGCTCACCCCTGGTCTCACTGCCAGCAGAAGTCACATTCACTATCGAGCCCCCCGTGGGCCTGCCGCTCACCTTCACCTCCCGCCCGCCCCACATGCTCAGCGACATCTCCATCACCCCTTCGTGGAAGGGGTGGGGCATGAAGTCGCGCTTCAAGATGAACCGGCCGCTCCGGGCGCCCGTCCACTGCACCTCGTACTGCCCGAAGCTCACCGCCATGCGGTAGGCCATGGGCAACGAGTACCCCAGCTGCCGCGGGCTGCGCGGCGTCAACGACAACATCACCTTGCCCGCCCCCACCCGCATGAAGCGGTTGGCCACCAGCCGCCCCAATTGACGCAGCGCCTCCTCCGAGTTGCCGAACTCCTCCGCCAGCACCGGCAGCGCCGTGCTCACCATCTGGCAGTGCATCCTCACGGGATAGCTGAAGAAATCCAGGAACCGCGACTCCCCACACTCCTCCACACACCGCTGCACCAGCGAGCCGTCTCCCACCGTGCGCAGGACCTCCAACGTCCCGTTGAAGAGCATGCCGCGGATGGTGTCCTCCGAGGTCGCCAGACACATCCGCCGCTCCAATTCCTGCTCCCACGTGTCTGCCTTTTCCCACCTGGTGCGTGCGCTGCTGGTCACGGCCATGTGTGTCCCCCTTGGCAGGAATCAGCCCGGCTGCTGAGGAATGTCTATCCTAATTGTTTCAGGACTTGCTGTCAGTAGGGGGAGTCACGAATGAGCCCTTTCTCCGAGGGAGAAACGCCCACGCCTCCTCGCCGAGTCCGCTCACGTTGTGGGATTGCACTCGCAGCGCACGATTCATCCATGTCTATGAAAGCTTTCAGCACTGCAATGCTATTCACGATTACGCTGGGATGGGATTCAAACAGCCCCGCCGGAGAAAGAGCGGGCCGAAGTCCGTGGTGACCCGGTGGGTGGGGTTGCCCCGACTCAGCGCCCGCTGAAGAGCAGCTGCTCGAAGTCTCCGGGAAGGGAGGCGAAGTCGGAGGTGACCCAGTGGGCGCCGGCCTCGCGCAGGAGCTCCGCGGGCGTGAGGGTGGTGACACCCACGGCGATCATCCCCGCCGCGCGCGCCGCGTGGATGCCGTGCACCGCGTCCTCGAAGACGACACACGCGGCGGGCTCCACGCCGAGCGCCCGCGCGGCGGCGAGGAAGAGGTCCGGCGCCGGCTTGCCCCGCGTCACGTCCTCGGCGCCCACCACGTGGGAGAAGAAGGGGCGCAGCTGGAGTCCGTCGAGCACGAAGGCGCGGTTGGGGCGCGGCCCCGCCGAGGCCACCGCGAGCCGCAGGCCGGCGTCGCGCAACCGCGTGAGCAGCTCGCGGGCACCGCGCAGGGGCACCAGGTGCGGCCCGTAGAGCGCGCGGTAGTGGGACTCCTTCTGCTCCGCCAGCCGCACCAGCTCCTCGGGAGGCACGGGCCGGCCGAGCAGCGCGGGGATGATCTCCTCGTTGCGCCAGCCGTTGAACTCCCGCTCGAAGCGCTCCACGGGCACGTCCAGGCCGAGCGAGCGGGACAGGGCCCCCCACGCCTGGACGTGGAAGCGCAGGTTGTCGACCAGGGTCCCATCCAGGTCGAAGATGACGGCGGCGGGCCCCACGCTCACGCCACCCAGGAGACGTCGTAGTCACTCTCCAACGTGGAGAGCTGATGGCCGAGCACCCGCGCGCCCCGCGCATGGGCCTTCTCGAGCACGCCCAGCAGCAGTCCTTCCTGGAAGCAGGCGGGCATGAACTCGCGCCGCATGGTGAGCCGGCAGCTCGTGGGCCCCATCCACACCACCGAGCGCACCCCGAAGCTCACCGAGGCCCGGTACATGGAAGGCAGGTTGCCCACCATGCGGTTCGTGTCTCCCCCGGCCAGCAGCTGGAGCGCCAGGCCCGCGGTGGAGGACAGGAAACACGCCGCGGCCCCTCGGCCGAGCTGCCGGAGCGCCTCGGCGATGCCGCCGTAGCGCGTCTCCAGCATCCACGCCGCGGTGAACACCATCCGCAGGTTCGCGCTCACCGGATAGGTGAAGAAGTCCACGAGCTTCTCCTCCCCGCTCACCCGCTGGCACCGGCGCACCGCCTCCTCGTCCCCCAGGATGCGCACCGCGTCCAGCGTGGCCCGGAGGAACATGCCGCGCGCCGTGTCTCCGGGCGACGCCATCGCCAGCCGCTGCTGCAAGTCCTCGTCCGAGCCCGGGGGAGCAGGCACCCACCAGCCCCGCTCATCGACCATCTGCATGCATCCCCCCCGCTTGTCGAGGCACCAACCATGTCCACACTGTAACCCTTCCGACTCCCTTCGTCAGGCTCGCCCTCCTGTCTGTCATTGAGTTTGAAGAAATACATTCCAGGTGTGGTTTTCCAACGCGGAGCCGGGCCACCCTTCCCCTGTTCCTCCAGCGGCCCTGCACGTCCGGCGCCATGGTGGCCCTCGCGGCCGAGGCAGAGATTGAGGAGACATCGCGCCGCCGAGTGGAGACTTCCTGCGGAGCACCTATGAGGCGGGGGCGGACCTCGCGGGCTGGGATCGGGAGCGGCTGGAGCGGCCCCTGCTCCGCGCCCGAGGTGCCCACGCGCCCGAGCAGCCCGTCCCCGCGTCGTGACGCTCACGCGGGAGGTGGAGTCACCCCGGCCCCGCCCCCCCCGCCGGCCGCGTGCGGCTCGGACTGGCCGAGGAAGTCGTCCAGCGCGCCCACGTCGATGGGCTTGCGGAACACGGCATCCACCAGCGCGAGGTTGGCGCGGTTCTGTCCGCGCACGTCCATGCCCGTGACGATGGCCAGCAGCGCCTGCGGTGAGCGCTTGCGCAGCTCGCGCGCCACCTCCCAGCCCGACATGTCCGGCATCACCGCGTCCAGCAGGGCGGCGTCGTAACGGCGCTCGTCCCACATCTTCAGCGCCACGTCCCCGCTGTTGGCCACCTTGACGTCGTAGCCCTCCTCGCCGAGCACCTCCGCCATCATCCGCGCGTTGTCCGGATCGTCGTCCACCACCAGCACCCGGCGCGTCTGCTGGAAGCGCCGCGGGACCGCCGCCTCCCGGCTCTCCTGCGCCTGCACCGCCGCCTCCGCCTCGGAGCGCGCCAGCGGCAGCCGCACCACGAAGGCCGCCCCGCCCTCGGGCAGGTTCTCCACCGTCAGCTCACCGCCCCAGCGCTGCACCTGGGTGCGCGCCACCGCCAGCAGCAGCGAGAGCTGCGGCGCCCCCGCATCGCGGTTGAGCGGATCGAACATGCGTGTCATGTCCTCCGCCTCGTACGGCGTGCTGGAGTCCGCCACCCGCAGCGTCACCCACCCGTCCGCCTCCCGGCGCGTCTCCACCAGCACCCGCCCGCCCTCCTCGCTCAGGCGCTCGCGCTCGGCCAGCAGCAGGTTCACCACCAGCTCGCGGAAGAAGCCCGGGTCCGCCCGCACCGCTCCCGGCTCGCCCAACCGCTGCTCCACCGTCACCGGGTGCTCGCGCCCCTCCAGCTCCGCCCGCGCCATCTCCAGCGCCTCGCGCACCGTCGCGTCCACGTGCACGTCCGACAGCTGCTCCTCGGTGCGCTGGACGTTGAACTCCTGCAGCCGCGCCACCAGCTCGCCCACCTGCCCCACCGTCTTGTCCAGCGCGTCCAGGTGCTCGGGCTTGAACTCGCGCCGCAGCAGGGTGATGCGCAGGCGCAGCACGTTGAGGAAGTTGTTGAGCGCGTGCGCCGCGCCACTGGCCAGTTGCCCCAGGGCCTGGGTGCGCGTGCGCTGCAGCAGCCGGCCCTGCAGCCGCCGCACGGCGTCGTTGGCGCTCATCAGCGCCTTCGTCTTGGTGGCGGCCTCGGTGCGGTCGGTGAAGGTCTGGATGACACCGGCCAGCTCGCCCTCCTCCTCCCAGACGGGCGTGGCGCTCATCTCCAGGGTGGCCTCGCCCCCGCCGGGCCGCTCCACCACCATCATCACGCCGCGCACCGGCCCGCGCTCCTTGAGGGCCCGCATGAAGGGCATGTCCGTCACCTTGAAGGACTCGCCATTGGCCTGGCGCGCACTCACCTGGGAGAGCACCACCGACAGGGGCGACTGCGAGCGCGAGCCCACCACGGCCCGCATGGGCACGCCGATGAGCCGGCTCACCGGCGGCGTGGCGAAGGACACCGTGCCGTCCACCTCGGCCAGGAGGATGCCCACCTCCACGTGGTGCAGCACCGACTCCATCACCGCCGCCTCGCGGAAGCGCACCTCCTCCGTCCTCAGCACCCGCGCGAAGGAGGCCTGCGCCGAGGCGTGGGCCTCGCCCACCAGCTCCACGATGAAGGTGGCCACCTCCGGCTCCAGCACCCCGTCGTTGCGCCGGGCGTAGACGTAGAGGAGCACCTCCTCCAGCGACTTGAACTCGCGCGCCAGGTCCTCCACCTCGAAGCGCTGGTTGTACCGGCGGGCCCCGTGGGAACGCACCACCTCCGGCCAGAGCGCCAGGGCATCCCTCCCCCGGTCCCTGAGCAGGCGGACGAGCTCGTCGATCAACCGGCGCAGGGGCGCCCGCAGGTTGCGCCCGGAGACGTCCAGTTCATACGTCTCGGCGCGGATCCGCTTGGACCACAGACGCACCACGCGCTCCGCCTCGTCTTCCAGCAGGTGGAGCACGGCGGCCACCGCATCCACGGGTGGCGGGGTGTCATGGAGGAAAGGGATGGCCATGGTTCCTCCGGGAGAGAGTGGGCACGGCGGCCCGGCACGGCCACCCGTGCTTCCAGGCCACACACCAGGGGAGAGCAACCGATGGCGAGTGACGGCAACGAGCGTGACAAGAATGAATACGAGGCCCTGCCGCTCTCGGACTCCTCCATGGCCCAATTGTTCCGGGGCGAGCTCAGCCGCTCGGACACCTGGCGTTCGCGCCTGGACAACACCACCAATTGGTCCATGACGACCACCGCCGCCGTCGTCTCCTTCGGCTTCTCCACCAACGCCATCCACGTCGTCTTCCTGGTGGGCATCGGCATGGTGCTCTCGTTCCTCTTCATCGAGGCGCGCCGCTACCGCTACTACGACTTGT
The sequence above is drawn from the Archangium gephyra genome and encodes:
- a CDS encoding TIGR02265 family protein — encoded protein: MCLATSEDTIRGMLFNGTLEVLRTVGDGSLVQRCVEECGESRFLDFFSYPVRMHCQMVSTALPVLAEEFGNSEEALRQLGRLVANRFMRVGAGKVMLSLTPRSPRQLGYSLPMAYRMAVSFGQYEVQWTGARSGRFILKRDFMPHPFHEGVMEMSLSMWGGREVKVSGRPTGGSIVNVTSAGSETRGERGMSSAAMAWSVSPRDGGQFWGQRMALVNSEDIARGLFLQSVLKSIRALGDESLEKRSASACGQARFFDFFNYPIRLHLQMLSVAMPELATRHTDVEQALWRMGHCVAMDFLESEAGRTVKVLVRGEPKRLVNNLPLTYRMSMTGERSVRWTGPQCCRFTMKRDFMPPSFHEGMLVAMLERLNASKVKVVGRQTDMLESEYDISWQ
- a CDS encoding HAD family hydrolase encodes the protein MSVGPAAVIFDLDGTLVDNLRFHVQAWGALSRSLGLDVPVERFEREFNGWRNEEIIPALLGRPVPPEELVRLAEQKESHYRALYGPHLVPLRGARELLTRLRDAGLRLAVASAGPRPNRAFVLDGLQLRPFFSHVVGAEDVTRGKPAPDLFLAAARALGVEPAACVVFEDAVHGIHAARAAGMIAVGVTTLTPAELLREAGAHWVTSDFASLPGDFEQLLFSGR
- a CDS encoding TIGR02265 family protein, which codes for MQMVDERGWWVPAPPGSDEDLQQRLAMASPGDTARGMFLRATLDAVRILGDEEAVRRCQRVSGEEKLVDFFTYPVSANLRMVFTAAWMLETRYGGIAEALRQLGRGAAACFLSSTAGLALQLLAGGDTNRMVGNLPSMYRASVSFGVRSVVWMGPTSCRLTMRREFMPACFQEGLLLGVLEKAHARGARVLGHQLSTLESDYDVSWVA
- a CDS encoding response regulator translates to MAIPFLHDTPPPVDAVAAVLHLLEDEAERVVRLWSKRIRAETYELDVSGRNLRAPLRRLIDELVRLLRDRGRDALALWPEVVRSHGARRYNQRFEVEDLAREFKSLEEVLLYVYARRNDGVLEPEVATFIVELVGEAHASAQASFARVLRTEEVRFREAAVMESVLHHVEVGILLAEVDGTVSFATPPVSRLIGVPMRAVVGSRSQSPLSVVLSQVSARQANGESFKVTDMPFMRALKERGPVRGVMMVVERPGGGEATLEMSATPVWEEEGELAGVIQTFTDRTEAATKTKALMSANDAVRRLQGRLLQRTRTQALGQLASGAAHALNNFLNVLRLRITLLRREFKPEHLDALDKTVGQVGELVARLQEFNVQRTEEQLSDVHVDATVREALEMARAELEGREHPVTVEQRLGEPGAVRADPGFFRELVVNLLLAERERLSEEGGRVLVETRREADGWVTLRVADSSTPYEAEDMTRMFDPLNRDAGAPQLSLLLAVARTQVQRWGGELTVENLPEGGAAFVVRLPLARSEAEAAVQAQESREAAVPRRFQQTRRVLVVDDDPDNARMMAEVLGEEGYDVKVANSGDVALKMWDERRYDAALLDAVMPDMSGWEVARELRKRSPQALLAIVTGMDVRGQNRANLALVDAVFRKPIDVGALDDFLGQSEPHAAGGGGGAGVTPPPA